Proteins encoded together in one Chryseobacterium sp. G0201 window:
- the msrA gene encoding peptide-methionine (S)-S-oxide reductase MsrA, which yields MDNNNLEQITFGGGCFWCVESCFNMLKGVESAISGYSGGHKDNPTYEEVCTGETGHAEVVQITYDPKIISYEQLMDVFFFLHDPTQLNRQGNDIGTQYRSVIYYKDDAEKAKAEEAIKISEASGRWTGTYVTELSQFEKFWSAEQYHQGYYNENPTQPYCSAVVGPKIQKFKKHFGELGMLNAE from the coding sequence ATGGATAACAATAATTTAGAGCAAATTACTTTCGGAGGCGGATGTTTTTGGTGCGTAGAAAGCTGCTTCAATATGCTGAAAGGTGTTGAATCTGCAATCTCAGGATATTCGGGAGGTCATAAAGATAATCCGACGTATGAAGAGGTTTGCACAGGAGAAACAGGACATGCAGAAGTTGTACAGATCACTTATGATCCGAAAATAATCTCTTATGAGCAATTAATGGATGTATTTTTCTTCCTTCACGATCCTACTCAATTAAACAGACAAGGAAATGACATCGGAACACAATACCGCTCTGTAATTTATTATAAAGATGATGCTGAAAAAGCAAAAGCTGAAGAAGCCATCAAAATTTCTGAAGCTTCAGGAAGATGGACTGGAACTTATGTTACTGAATTATCACAATTCGAGAAATTCTGGTCAGCAGAACAATATCATCAGGGATATTATAATGAAAATCCTACTCAGCCTTATTGTAGCGCAGTTGTAGGTCCTAAAATCCAAAAATTCAAAAAACATTTCGGAGAATTGGGAATGTTGAATGCAGAATAA
- a CDS encoding RagB/SusD family nutrient uptake outer membrane protein produces MKSNFLHINKIVLSVFVLALMGCTNLDEQVVDEVLGSENLADPESAIAAAYGQLGDGTFVDHGSVFALQEYSTDEALLATRGSDWGDGGKWRAMHEFTWDASNDVVKTTWDQLTSGITKSLTAIKSINKSSVSNKALFLAEAKGLLAYYTYNTLDLFGQAPYRDPSDLNAPIEIRKADTYIDALITEVEGLIPNLADIKTQNTHAGRFTKQAAYALLADMYLNRAVLKNKTAASFNFTEQAVNGGGTDMDKVIQYSNLLINGGQFSLESNYFHNFDINNDTSKEMIFTIVQKKNSNRNADNDLAYMSMERIQKPSPDNRGTNASCITPEFYYSWNGNHDDPRFQRSYQYEDGTWFRNDGTDVSVPSTSKVEGTGKPWFHFNRGLQVGQQYGPKLLANGSFDMTADGRIKVYKLFTEKNTTLAADFTPELNFDNPSEAVFTQSQINRGVRNFKFEFDPGYGNNGTSGMDVPLYRLGTIYMMRAEAYFRSGNIAGALADVNILRTSRTRDALNGNAPGVALASLDANTLFKESGYELYWEMYRRKAMIRFGKFDLPGTAKPASQPYRRIFPIPQATLDASNDLSQNPGY; encoded by the coding sequence ATGAAATCTAATTTTTTACATATAAATAAAATCGTTCTATCTGTTTTTGTACTGGCCTTAATGGGGTGTACAAATCTTGACGAGCAAGTGGTAGATGAGGTATTGGGCTCTGAAAACCTTGCAGATCCCGAAAGTGCTATTGCTGCAGCTTATGGACAGCTTGGTGACGGAACTTTTGTAGATCACGGAAGTGTTTTTGCATTACAGGAATATTCTACCGATGAGGCCTTATTGGCAACAAGAGGAAGCGACTGGGGAGACGGCGGAAAGTGGAGAGCCATGCACGAATTTACATGGGATGCCAGCAATGATGTCGTAAAAACGACTTGGGATCAGTTAACTTCCGGAATTACAAAATCTTTAACGGCAATTAAAAGTATTAATAAAAGTAGCGTAAGCAATAAAGCTTTATTTTTAGCAGAGGCAAAAGGATTGTTGGCTTATTATACTTACAACACTTTAGATTTATTCGGGCAAGCTCCGTACAGAGATCCAAGCGATTTAAATGCGCCGATTGAGATCAGAAAAGCAGATACGTATATCGATGCTCTCATTACAGAAGTAGAAGGTCTTATTCCTAATTTGGCTGATATTAAAACTCAGAATACGCACGCCGGAAGATTCACAAAACAGGCGGCTTATGCTTTATTGGCAGATATGTATCTGAACAGAGCGGTTCTTAAAAATAAAACAGCAGCTAGTTTTAATTTTACAGAACAGGCTGTGAATGGCGGAGGAACAGATATGGATAAAGTTATTCAATATTCTAATTTATTGATCAACGGAGGGCAGTTCAGTTTAGAATCTAATTATTTCCACAATTTTGATATTAATAATGATACAAGTAAGGAAATGATCTTCACGATTGTTCAGAAGAAAAACTCGAACAGAAATGCAGATAATGACCTGGCTTATATGTCAATGGAAAGAATCCAGAAACCTTCCCCTGATAATAGAGGAACCAATGCATCATGTATCACTCCTGAATTCTATTATTCTTGGAACGGAAATCATGATGATCCCCGTTTTCAAAGAAGCTACCAATATGAAGATGGAACTTGGTTCAGAAATGATGGAACAGATGTAAGCGTACCTTCAACAAGTAAAGTAGAAGGAACGGGAAAACCTTGGTTCCATTTCAACAGAGGATTGCAGGTGGGGCAGCAATATGGTCCAAAACTTCTTGCCAATGGAAGCTTTGATATGACAGCAGACGGAAGAATTAAAGTCTATAAATTATTCACAGAAAAAAATACGACACTTGCAGCAGATTTTACACCTGAACTCAATTTTGATAATCCTTCAGAAGCTGTCTTTACTCAGTCTCAGATCAACAGAGGGGTAAGAAATTTCAAGTTTGAATTTGATCCTGGCTACGGAAATAACGGAACAAGCGGAATGGATGTACCTTTATACAGATTAGGAACAATCTACATGATGAGAGCTGAGGCCTATTTCAGAAGTGGAAATATTGCAGGTGCTTTAGCTGATGTTAATATTTTAAGAACAAGCAGAACCCGTGATGCCTTAAACGGTAATGCTCCCGGAGTTGCCCTTGCTTCATTAGACGCTAATACTCTGTTTAAAGAATCAGGATACGAACTATATTGGGAAATGTACAGAAGAAAGGCGATGATCAGATTCGGTAAATTTGATCTTCCCGGAACTGCAAAACCTGCTTCTCAACCTTACAGAAGGATTTTCCCGATTCCTCAGGCAACGCTTGACGCATCGAATGACCTTTCACAAAATCCAGGTTATTAA